Proteins found in one Desulfovermiculus halophilus DSM 18834 genomic segment:
- a CDS encoding glycosyltransferase family 39 protein — translation MNTKNEKNISIIIPTLNEAENIPPLLHRIAQILDSHCIPAEILIADGGSTDGTQSRVHEAARHYPQVRLIQSDGKHGLAGDVRYGAEAATADIVLIMDADGSHPPEVIPSLIQPLFQNAADMVLGSRYVPGGDTPDWPWARRLASRAATLCAWPLVSVRDPMSGFFAVRRKQLLELGSTASGFKIGLELMVRGGDSFRIQEVPIVFRDRELGYSKLGIKETLAYCKQLLVLSGGTVSTKHGLRFSCVGLAGLALDAAVFNVLLLLGLGVTGSHILSFAAATLSNYTFNARWSFADTAGLSQESSWLRYARYFLVCIMALFLRGAVISALVQGAQWPPQAAIFGGIAAATLVNFVGTAFFIFPTSYARKNTAIRWRVFGLCIIAYAVALRLAFSGVVDLIPEEAYYWQYSQNLALGYLDHPPMVSWLIWLSTSLLGKSEFAVRLPALLCWSGAAIFMFHLAKNLFDKTSAFFAVALMAVLPIYFGMGTIMTPDAPLYASWAGCLYFLERALMAQKEKAWWGVGLCLGLGMLSKYTIALLGPAILAFLLLDKNSRHWLTRPEPYLAAVFALVLFSPVILWNATHDWASFAFQGTRRWSGDPEFSLHVLIGSVLVLLTPVGFVAALSALLPKGWTKTLLAFRHPDQNQRIYLFMHVYTFIPLSVFILHSLQGDPKLNWTGPVWLAVLPCMAWIMSHTPQGTEKTVGFLQRLPWRSTAVGLLLLYGGVMYYILLGFPGLAPVKEMPLPAAWEEMGQRVEQLAGTIQTQGQDRLLIAGMDKYFISSQISFYDRPENGSMDISGQHLVGGNSLMWSKWQPAKSAWGKNILMLSFEREELEKASIATHFAALGKIQKQPVLKKSKTVTHFYYRIGYQYTG, via the coding sequence ATGAACACAAAAAACGAAAAAAACATTTCCATCATCATTCCCACCCTAAATGAGGCCGAAAACATACCCCCCTTGCTCCACAGGATAGCACAGATTTTGGACAGTCACTGCATCCCGGCCGAAATACTCATTGCTGACGGCGGATCCACAGATGGAACCCAAAGCCGGGTGCACGAAGCTGCGCGCCACTACCCTCAGGTCCGCCTGATCCAGTCCGATGGCAAACACGGTCTGGCCGGAGATGTACGCTACGGGGCCGAGGCGGCCACTGCAGATATTGTCCTGATCATGGACGCAGACGGAAGCCATCCCCCTGAAGTCATCCCTTCTCTTATCCAACCTTTATTCCAGAATGCAGCGGATATGGTCCTGGGCAGCCGCTATGTTCCGGGAGGAGATACCCCCGACTGGCCTTGGGCCAGACGTCTGGCCTCCAGGGCGGCAACGTTGTGCGCCTGGCCTTTGGTCAGTGTTCGCGATCCAATGTCCGGATTCTTTGCAGTTCGCCGAAAACAGCTCCTGGAGCTGGGGAGCACGGCCTCTGGATTCAAGATCGGATTGGAATTGATGGTCCGGGGCGGCGATTCCTTTCGTATTCAGGAAGTGCCCATTGTATTTCGCGATCGTGAGCTCGGCTACTCCAAGCTGGGAATCAAGGAAACTTTGGCCTATTGCAAACAGCTCCTGGTGCTCAGCGGGGGCACGGTTTCCACCAAGCACGGTCTGCGTTTTTCCTGTGTTGGCCTAGCAGGTCTGGCCTTGGACGCCGCCGTGTTCAATGTCCTTTTGCTTCTTGGCCTTGGCGTGACCGGGTCCCATATCCTCAGTTTTGCTGCGGCTACCTTGAGTAATTATACCTTCAATGCCCGGTGGTCATTTGCCGATACAGCGGGTCTGAGCCAAGAGTCGAGCTGGCTTCGTTACGCCCGCTATTTCCTGGTCTGCATTATGGCCTTGTTCCTGCGCGGGGCTGTTATTTCGGCCCTGGTTCAAGGCGCGCAGTGGCCACCTCAAGCCGCCATTTTTGGAGGCATAGCTGCGGCCACCCTGGTCAACTTTGTGGGCACTGCCTTCTTTATCTTTCCCACCAGCTATGCCCGCAAGAATACTGCCATTCGCTGGCGTGTTTTCGGCCTATGCATCATCGCCTACGCTGTTGCCCTCCGTCTGGCCTTTTCCGGGGTTGTCGACTTGATCCCAGAAGAGGCCTACTACTGGCAATATTCACAAAACCTGGCGCTTGGATACCTGGACCACCCACCTATGGTTTCCTGGCTGATCTGGCTCAGCACCAGTCTTTTGGGCAAAAGTGAATTCGCGGTTCGCCTGCCTGCTCTTCTGTGCTGGTCAGGGGCCGCTATTTTCATGTTTCATCTGGCCAAGAACCTGTTTGACAAAACAAGCGCGTTCTTTGCCGTCGCCCTGATGGCTGTTTTGCCCATTTATTTTGGCATGGGAACAATCATGACTCCAGACGCCCCTCTGTATGCATCCTGGGCCGGTTGTCTCTATTTTCTTGAGCGGGCCTTAATGGCCCAGAAAGAAAAGGCCTGGTGGGGTGTCGGCCTTTGTCTTGGATTGGGAATGCTCTCCAAATACACGATAGCCCTTCTGGGGCCAGCTATACTTGCCTTCCTTCTTTTGGATAAAAATTCCCGGCATTGGCTGACCAGACCGGAACCCTATTTGGCTGCGGTATTTGCTCTGGTTCTCTTCAGCCCGGTTATTCTGTGGAACGCAACCCATGACTGGGCCTCTTTTGCCTTCCAGGGGACCCGGCGTTGGTCTGGAGATCCCGAGTTTTCCCTCCATGTTTTGATCGGATCTGTACTGGTCTTGCTCACCCCTGTCGGCTTTGTTGCAGCTTTGAGCGCCTTGCTGCCCAAAGGCTGGACTAAGACCTTGCTGGCCTTTCGGCATCCCGACCAGAATCAACGCATCTACCTGTTTATGCATGTTTATACTTTTATACCACTTTCTGTTTTCATCCTGCACAGCCTCCAGGGTGACCCCAAACTTAACTGGACCGGTCCGGTATGGCTGGCCGTATTACCGTGCATGGCCTGGATCATGTCCCATACTCCTCAAGGAACCGAAAAGACTGTGGGCTTTCTGCAACGACTTCCCTGGCGTTCGACCGCAGTTGGCCTACTCTTGCTCTACGGCGGGGTGATGTACTACATCCTCCTCGGCTTTCCAGGCCTGGCCCCGGTGAAGGAAATGCCTCTCCCGGCGGCATGGGAAGAGATGGGCCAGAGAGTGGAGCAATTAGCAGGCACAATACAAACTCAAGGCCAAGACAGGTTGCTGATCGCGGGAATGGACAAATACTTCATCTCCAGCCAAATTTCTTTTTACGATCGTCCGGAGAACGGCTCAATGGACATATCCGGACAGCACCTGGTAGGTGGCAACAGCCTCATGTGGTCCAAATGGCAGCCTGCAAAATCCGCTTGGGGCAAAAACATTCTGATGCTGAGCTTTGAACGTGAGGAACTCGAAAAAGCTTCCATTGCCACGCACTTTGCCGCCTTAGGCAAGATACAAAAACAGCCGGTTCTCAAAAAAAGTAAAACAGTTACCCATTTCTACTATCGAATAGGTTATCAGTACACCGGATAG
- a CDS encoding ArnT family glycosyltransferase, whose product MKESTANAHSVWPAAALIFGFTSIYLFCTPFRDVWYPDEPDVALVVKEMLTSGHWLRPTLLGSDFASYPPFFYWCAGLLAYLFQPSELFLRLPSVLAAGVLLAGTYWWIKQRSGPSAAFRGVIVLGSTYLFFQQAIHIHVDMVFAAMFSLIIFAFDGFRRPDKGVRLPGILLAGLAMGLASLTKGPLGILLPGAILTLDSLIRERWLDFKALAASGLTSVLVFGAWSFIYASASGTDNLLYFFWHQNVDRFLESASHQRPIVYYLLNFPLDALPWTPFVALALFWSVKRLRQADRQVMLPIIWFVLGFIFFSLASSKRSVYLLPLYPAVAALVGIFWAHPSGLGQFIQSVKRIVLVFSALFFLAGAGTLVAPLIIVHLLSTKWTAVLPGLALTVLFIGSAALIVYLSRQQRILETVYALPLMSVVGLACVYGWLFPILDHPLSARADAKWLNSHYSLNSQNSLGIFSPEKKPIKEATAVAFYGHFSVLTLKSPQDIKNYMAGESPRPIVVKDEHLKKLQSTANVHFKKVKKIQVGGDRLLVLEPP is encoded by the coding sequence GTGAAAGAATCAACAGCAAACGCACACTCTGTATGGCCAGCCGCGGCCCTCATTTTCGGCTTTACATCCATATATCTCTTTTGCACTCCTTTTCGGGATGTATGGTACCCGGATGAGCCGGACGTGGCCCTGGTGGTCAAGGAAATGCTCACTTCCGGGCACTGGCTGCGGCCCACCCTCTTAGGGTCGGACTTTGCCAGTTACCCCCCTTTTTTCTATTGGTGCGCCGGATTGCTGGCCTACCTTTTTCAGCCCTCTGAGCTTTTCCTCCGTTTGCCATCCGTGCTCGCGGCCGGCGTCTTGCTTGCAGGCACTTATTGGTGGATTAAGCAACGCAGCGGCCCCTCGGCGGCCTTTCGCGGCGTAATTGTTCTCGGCTCGACCTATCTCTTTTTTCAGCAAGCCATCCATATTCATGTGGATATGGTTTTTGCAGCCATGTTCAGTCTGATCATTTTTGCTTTTGACGGCTTCCGCAGACCGGACAAGGGAGTGCGTTTACCGGGAATTCTACTTGCCGGCCTGGCCATGGGCCTGGCCTCTTTAACCAAGGGGCCTTTGGGTATTCTCCTTCCCGGAGCCATTCTAACCTTGGACAGCCTGATTCGCGAACGCTGGCTTGATTTCAAAGCCTTGGCAGCTTCTGGACTGACAAGTGTCCTCGTTTTTGGGGCCTGGTCCTTCATATATGCCTCGGCCTCTGGAACAGACAACCTGTTGTATTTCTTCTGGCATCAGAATGTGGACCGCTTTCTGGAATCGGCGTCTCACCAACGGCCGATCGTCTATTACCTCCTCAACTTTCCCCTTGATGCCTTGCCCTGGACTCCATTTGTCGCTTTGGCCTTGTTCTGGTCCGTCAAACGCCTGCGGCAAGCAGACCGTCAGGTGATGCTGCCCATTATTTGGTTTGTTCTGGGCTTTATTTTTTTCAGTCTGGCCTCCTCCAAACGCTCGGTCTACCTGTTACCTTTGTATCCAGCGGTGGCAGCCTTGGTGGGCATCTTTTGGGCTCACCCTTCCGGTTTGGGTCAATTTATACAAAGCGTCAAGCGCATAGTCCTTGTTTTCAGCGCCCTGTTCTTTCTGGCCGGTGCAGGAACCCTCGTGGCTCCCTTAATCATAGTTCATCTGCTGTCCACCAAATGGACGGCCGTTCTTCCAGGACTGGCCTTGACCGTACTCTTCATTGGCAGTGCGGCTCTCATCGTTTACCTCTCTCGACAACAACGAATACTGGAAACTGTCTATGCTCTGCCTCTGATGTCCGTAGTAGGCTTGGCCTGCGTCTACGGCTGGCTGTTTCCTATCCTCGATCATCCTCTGTCTGCCCGGGCTGACGCCAAGTGGCTGAACAGCCACTACTCCTTGAACTCTCAAAACAGCCTGGGAATATTCAGTCCTGAAAAAAAGCCAATCAAGGAAGCCACAGCCGTGGCCTTTTATGGTCATTTTTCTGTCCTGACCTTGAAAAGTCCACAGGACATCAAAAACTACATGGCCGGTGAATCACCTCGGCCCATTGTGGTCAAAGATGAGCATCTAAAAAAACTGCAATCCACAGCCAATGTACATTTCAAGAAAGTCAAAAAAATACAGGTTGGCGGAGATCGGTTGCTGGTACTTGAACCCCCCTGA
- a CDS encoding sensor histidine kinase, producing the protein MSLKSLKTYKNTIGVKLTLWYSCFFILTVSFLFVLAYYFLSQALRHDDHVAIKSHLKEVVTEYASGGLSQVKRELLISKEYRKKSPFFFRFASPHNNTIRILFYQQWSEFKLAHLETVFPGSREWIQIPAQADQGDYILEVTSARLPDGSWLQVGMSTESRQRVLDQFWKTFMNVALFLILASLVCGYFLSQKALRPIRHLIQTVQSIEAGQMDARVPQTQAQDELGELVRLFNTMLARIQTLVEGMKGSLDNVAHDLRTPMTRMHNIAEIALRSGEDTAAYRNALQDFAEESNRLLKMLNTLMDISEAETGVMELEWSEFKIKDMIGPVVEVYEYVAEDKGLCIQVDVDKDFNIRADFNRMSQVLANLLDNAIKYSQEHSAPIIVQARHDNQKVIISVTDFGKGIAQSELHRIWDRLYRVVDDHKDSRKGLGLGLAQVKAIVQAHNGWVEVSSQLGKGSTFWICLSQ; encoded by the coding sequence ATGTCCTTAAAAAGCCTGAAGACATATAAGAACACCATAGGCGTCAAGCTGACACTTTGGTATTCCTGCTTTTTCATCCTCACTGTATCCTTTCTGTTTGTTCTGGCGTATTATTTCCTGTCCCAGGCCCTGCGTCATGATGATCACGTAGCCATAAAGTCCCACCTAAAAGAGGTCGTTACTGAATATGCATCCGGCGGTCTGTCTCAGGTCAAAAGAGAACTGCTCATCAGCAAAGAATACCGGAAGAAAAGCCCCTTCTTTTTTCGCTTCGCCAGCCCACACAACAACACCATCCGCATCCTGTTTTATCAGCAGTGGTCGGAATTCAAACTGGCTCATCTGGAAACCGTCTTTCCGGGCAGCAGAGAGTGGATTCAGATCCCGGCCCAGGCAGACCAAGGCGATTACATCCTGGAAGTCACCTCAGCACGATTGCCGGACGGCTCATGGCTTCAGGTAGGAATGAGCACTGAATCCAGGCAGCGGGTTTTGGACCAGTTCTGGAAAACGTTTATGAATGTGGCCCTTTTCCTTATCCTGGCCAGCTTGGTATGCGGCTATTTTCTCTCCCAAAAAGCTCTACGCCCTATACGGCATCTTATTCAGACAGTGCAGTCCATTGAGGCCGGGCAAATGGATGCCCGTGTGCCCCAAACCCAGGCCCAGGATGAACTTGGGGAACTGGTTCGTCTGTTCAACACCATGCTGGCCCGCATCCAGACCCTTGTTGAAGGCATGAAGGGATCACTGGATAACGTGGCACACGATCTGCGGACTCCTATGACCAGAATGCACAATATTGCCGAGATTGCTTTGCGCTCTGGAGAGGATACAGCAGCGTACAGGAATGCACTCCAGGACTTTGCTGAAGAATCCAACCGCCTCCTCAAGATGCTGAATACCCTTATGGATATATCGGAAGCTGAAACAGGCGTTATGGAACTTGAGTGGTCGGAATTCAAGATCAAAGATATGATAGGTCCAGTGGTTGAAGTTTATGAATATGTGGCCGAGGACAAAGGGTTGTGTATACAAGTTGATGTAGATAAAGACTTCAATATCAGGGCTGATTTCAACCGCATGAGCCAGGTCCTGGCCAACCTTTTGGATAACGCCATAAAATACTCTCAAGAGCACAGCGCACCAATAATCGTCCAGGCCAGGCACGACAATCAAAAGGTGATAATTTCCGTCACCGACTTCGGTAAGGGAATTGCCCAGTCCGAACTGCACAGGATCTGGGACCGCTTGTATCGCGTGGTAGACGATCACAAAGATTCTCGAAAAGGTCTGGGGTTGGGCTTGGCCCAGGTCAAAGCCATTGTCCAGGCTCACAATGGCTGGGTGGAGGTGTCCAGCCAACTTGGAAAAGGTTCCACTTTTTGGATCTGTTTGTCCCAGTAA
- a CDS encoding response regulator transcription factor, whose amino-acid sequence MRMLLIEDDRDIASFIRSGFMEAGFTVDEAFNGMDGLQMGTTESYDIAIIDLMLPDLDGLDIITKLRSEDISTPVLILSAKRNVDDRIKGLQKGGDDYLTKPFVFAELLARVQALLRRSPSPVENTQLICGQLCMDLLKRQAYRDDQKLDLQPREFSLLELLLRNKEQVVSKTMILSHIWGYHFDPQTNVVDVLVSRLRSKVDKDFATKYIHTIRGVGYVLKKPEDI is encoded by the coding sequence ATGCGCATGCTTCTGATTGAAGACGACCGGGACATTGCCTCATTTATCCGCTCTGGTTTCATGGAAGCGGGCTTTACCGTCGACGAGGCCTTCAACGGTATGGACGGCTTGCAGATGGGGACTACCGAGTCCTATGACATTGCCATTATCGATCTCATGCTCCCAGATTTAGATGGCCTGGACATCATTACGAAATTGAGGTCCGAAGATATTTCAACTCCTGTCTTGATCTTAAGCGCTAAGCGCAATGTGGATGACCGAATCAAAGGCCTGCAGAAGGGAGGCGACGACTATCTGACTAAGCCATTCGTCTTTGCCGAACTTTTGGCCAGAGTACAGGCCCTGTTGCGCAGATCACCGAGCCCAGTGGAAAATACTCAACTCATTTGTGGTCAGTTGTGCATGGACTTGCTCAAGCGACAGGCCTACCGGGATGATCAAAAACTTGATTTGCAACCGCGCGAGTTCTCTTTGCTTGAACTTTTGCTGCGTAATAAGGAGCAGGTGGTGTCCAAAACCATGATTTTGAGCCATATCTGGGGCTACCATTTTGATCCACAAACCAACGTCGTGGATGTCCTGGTTTCCAGATTGCGCAGCAAAGTGGATAAGGATTTTGCAACCAAATATATTCATACCATCCGCGGTGTAGGCTATGTCCTTAAAAAGCCTGAAGACATATAA
- a CDS encoding DegQ family serine endoprotease, producing MFRKAMVLISVFFMFVLFNVQAGSAAGPKIAQLAEKASPAVVNISTVKMIDVSKRLRRFFSPFPEGHPFNRFFQPFQGMPQKKKSHSLGSGFIISPDGYIVTNHHVVAKAEEIQVSLQDSEKNYTAEVIGSDEETDLALLKIEAERDLPTLEFGSSEDIKPGEWVVAIGNPFGLSHTVTAGIISAKGRSIGAAGPYTDFLQTDASINPGNSGGPLLNMEGKVIGINTAIVPQGQGIGFAIPSDMAQNVISQLKKYKEVRRGWLGVTIQDVDQNTAKALGLSEEKGALVASVQKGDPADKAGIKSGDVILQVNGQTINEARELSQLIGGLKPGAKVDMQIWRQGKTKQVQVTLGQRKGGVATSEPSKLQEKLAKDLGITLRPLRPQEARALGLDKATGLLVTDSQVEGLREGDVIVQANGEVVDSLSQMASAVKAAQDKGVILLHIYRRGHNLFQAIPLQ from the coding sequence ATGTTCAGGAAGGCAATGGTTTTGATAAGCGTCTTTTTCATGTTTGTGTTGTTCAATGTCCAGGCAGGCTCAGCCGCCGGTCCAAAGATTGCTCAACTGGCTGAAAAGGCAAGTCCTGCGGTGGTCAATATCAGCACGGTCAAAATGATTGATGTGTCCAAGCGCTTGCGCCGCTTCTTTTCTCCCTTTCCGGAAGGGCATCCCTTTAATCGTTTTTTTCAGCCCTTTCAAGGAATGCCCCAGAAAAAGAAGTCTCATTCACTGGGGTCCGGGTTTATCATTTCTCCGGATGGCTATATTGTGACCAATCATCACGTTGTTGCTAAGGCTGAAGAAATTCAGGTTAGCTTGCAGGACAGTGAAAAGAATTATACAGCCGAAGTAATTGGGAGCGATGAGGAAACAGATTTGGCTTTGCTCAAGATCGAAGCTGAGCGTGATCTGCCCACCTTGGAATTCGGCAGTTCAGAGGATATTAAGCCTGGCGAATGGGTGGTGGCCATAGGCAATCCCTTTGGCCTGAGCCATACGGTGACCGCCGGGATCATCAGCGCCAAGGGCCGGAGCATTGGAGCGGCTGGCCCGTATACCGACTTTCTGCAGACCGATGCCTCCATCAATCCGGGCAACAGCGGTGGTCCCTTGCTCAACATGGAGGGTAAGGTGATCGGCATCAACACCGCCATTGTTCCCCAGGGCCAGGGCATTGGATTCGCCATCCCCAGCGACATGGCTCAAAATGTTATCTCCCAGCTGAAAAAGTACAAGGAAGTCCGCAGAGGGTGGCTGGGGGTGACCATCCAGGATGTGGACCAGAATACAGCCAAGGCCTTAGGGCTCTCCGAGGAAAAGGGAGCCCTGGTTGCCTCTGTGCAAAAAGGCGACCCGGCGGACAAGGCCGGCATCAAGTCCGGAGACGTTATTCTTCAGGTCAATGGGCAAACTATCAATGAGGCCAGGGAACTCTCCCAACTCATAGGTGGACTCAAGCCGGGCGCCAAGGTAGATATGCAGATCTGGCGGCAGGGGAAAACCAAGCAGGTCCAGGTTACCTTGGGGCAGAGAAAAGGAGGTGTCGCCACATCCGAACCGTCTAAGCTCCAAGAAAAGCTGGCCAAAGATCTGGGAATTACTTTGCGCCCGTTACGTCCCCAGGAAGCACGGGCCTTAGGCCTGGACAAGGCAACCGGCCTGCTGGTCACCGATTCTCAAGTTGAAGGGTTGCGGGAAGGCGATGTCATTGTGCAGGCCAACGGAGAGGTGGTGGACTCATTGTCCCAAATGGCCTCGGCGGTGAAGGCAGCCCAAGATAAGGGAGTCATTTTGCTCCACATATACAGGCGTGGACATAATCTGTTTCAGGCCATCCCTTTGCAGTAG
- a CDS encoding phosphatase PAP2 family protein has product MTNFQLSLPQVRYPLLAAVGSAIVLALLTAGVTTQEIVKLDGCILQRINELQYPAADLLFRIMTWFGSFYLLGTAVLMAMIILICRHQGTVASFLGVTFYGASAMAVGLKMIIERQRPLIHEETISTLLAAYSFPSGHATQAAAFAFCLCWLVRHQKRTVQCLIAFLSGAVVFLVAFSRMYLQVHWPSDVLGGIMVSVFWVSAVLAVYSLLQSKKADA; this is encoded by the coding sequence ATGACCAATTTTCAGCTTTCCCTTCCTCAAGTCCGCTACCCATTGCTGGCAGCAGTGGGGTCTGCAATTGTACTGGCCCTTCTCACGGCCGGAGTGACAACCCAGGAGATAGTGAAGCTGGATGGGTGCATTCTGCAAAGAATAAACGAATTACAGTATCCAGCAGCAGATCTGTTGTTCAGGATAATGACGTGGTTCGGGTCTTTCTACCTGCTTGGCACAGCCGTTCTGATGGCAATGATAATTCTTATTTGCCGACACCAAGGAACTGTTGCCAGCTTTTTGGGTGTGACCTTTTACGGGGCTTCGGCGATGGCTGTAGGTCTGAAGATGATCATCGAACGGCAGCGCCCCCTGATTCACGAGGAGACAATATCAACCTTGCTCGCGGCGTATTCATTTCCAAGCGGGCACGCAACCCAGGCAGCAGCTTTTGCCTTTTGTCTTTGCTGGCTGGTTCGGCATCAAAAGCGGACCGTGCAGTGTCTTATTGCCTTTTTGAGTGGGGCTGTTGTCTTCTTAGTTGCCTTCTCCAGAATGTATCTTCAGGTGCATTGGCCCAGCGATGTGCTTGGTGGAATTATGGTGTCTGTATTTTGGGTGAGCGCAGTACTGGCAGTGTATTCGCTGCTGCAATCTAAAAAGGCCGATGCATGA
- a CDS encoding diacylglycerol kinase, whose amino-acid sequence MKKKYLEVGEPGYHPFRKIKVMLLGLRYAVLHDFSVLYKLLLSGVVLGLSIWLHAWVDAAVVLLATGVVLSAELLNTTIEALCDFVDPDYNQKIHIIKSIAAAAVGIVILTWLIVLGVEFAEIWKVLTSG is encoded by the coding sequence ATGAAGAAAAAATACTTGGAAGTAGGCGAGCCTGGCTACCATCCATTTCGAAAAATAAAAGTCATGCTTTTGGGCCTGCGCTATGCCGTCTTGCATGACTTTAGTGTGCTGTACAAACTCCTCTTGTCCGGTGTGGTCCTGGGACTATCGATATGGCTGCACGCCTGGGTGGATGCGGCGGTCGTTTTGTTGGCTACAGGTGTGGTTTTATCCGCTGAGCTTTTAAATACGACAATTGAAGCATTATGTGATTTTGTGGATCCAGATTATAATCAGAAGATTCATATAATAAAAAGCATAGCAGCTGCCGCAGTGGGGATTGTTATCCTTACCTGGCTGATAGTCTTGGGGGTGGAGTTTGCTGAGATATGGAAAGTGCTTACTTCTGGATGA
- a CDS encoding polysaccharide deacetylase family protein, with amino-acid sequence MSRKSALVSIHDVMPSTLPQVKKLIRFLNAHKVHTFTLLIVPGKDWTDNQIKQLQKWQDNGAELAGHGWRHRISGPKSAWHSVHARFMSRNEAEHLSRTRQEIADTICRCYEWFEQVGLDKPFLYVPPAWAMGSLPRKELSRLPFDLYETLTGVFDVRNNTNRSMPLTGYMADTAIRTLFLKVLNAVNLAWPVGPLRVAIHPDDLHFSLRPDVSRHLARFDRFVTYEEAIEEG; translated from the coding sequence ATGTCACGAAAATCCGCCCTTGTCTCTATACATGATGTAATGCCAAGTACACTGCCCCAAGTGAAGAAGCTTATTCGCTTCCTAAATGCCCACAAAGTGCATACATTTACTCTTCTGATCGTGCCGGGGAAGGATTGGACAGACAATCAGATCAAGCAATTGCAGAAGTGGCAGGACAATGGCGCTGAGTTGGCTGGGCATGGGTGGAGGCATCGAATATCGGGCCCAAAAAGTGCCTGGCATTCAGTTCATGCCCGATTCATGTCCCGGAATGAGGCTGAGCACTTATCCAGAACCAGACAGGAAATTGCAGATACAATATGCCGGTGCTATGAATGGTTTGAGCAAGTTGGGCTGGATAAGCCATTTTTATATGTCCCTCCGGCCTGGGCCATGGGCAGTCTGCCGCGCAAAGAGCTTTCCAGGCTTCCCTTTGATTTGTATGAGACCCTGACCGGTGTTTTTGATGTGCGAAATAATACGAACCGCTCTATGCCTTTAACCGGGTACATGGCCGATACTGCAATCCGAACTTTGTTTTTAAAGGTTCTTAATGCTGTCAACCTGGCTTGGCCTGTGGGTCCATTACGAGTTGCCATCCATCCTGATGACCTCCATTTTTCCTTGAGGCCGGACGTGAGCAGACACCTGGCCAGGTTTGACCGTTTCGTGACCTATGAAGAAGCAATAGAGGAGGGATAA